Proteins from a genomic interval of Coccidioides posadasii str. Silveira chromosome 7, complete sequence:
- a CDS encoding uncharacterized protein (EggNog:ENOG410PIYM~COG:S), protein MNEKPFGESSMSYPSRSRRSSSTSSSSSSEYHRSSDRIPSYVKGDDHLYNVVRTSAPDPFSATDQDNPAGISELRVLHNPDNERSLTAGTDNVAHPPASYQRPLVQGRDLPPIPVETTRSDGTSLFDPPQMFTLQTRTFQFLHCRLILVPFPPLRRPSLLTWTV, encoded by the coding sequence ATGAATGAGAAGCCGTTTGGTGAAAGTAGTATGTCCTATCCTAGCCGATCGCGCCGCTCCTCGTCtacgtcgtcgtcgtcatcttcagaatatcACCGTTCATCCGACCGTATTCCATCATATGTTAAAGGAGACGATCATCTGTATAATGTCGTGCGTACCTCCGCACCCGATCCTTTCTCAGCTACAGACCAAGATAACCCCGCCGGAATATCTGAACTACGCGTCCTCCATAATCCGGACAATGAACGCTCCTTAACGGCTGGAACTGATAACGTCGCTCACCCGCCCGCCTCCTACCAGCGACCACTCGTCCAAGGCCGAGATCTACCACCGATACCCGTCGAAACTACCCGATCCGATGGAACATCCCTCTTTGACCCTCCACAAATGTTTACACTACAAACCCGAACATTTCAATTCCTCCACTGCCGCCTGATCCTCGTTCCATTCCCTCCGCTCCGCCGTCCATCTCTTCTGACATGGACAGTGTAG